The Streptomyces kanamyceticus genome window below encodes:
- a CDS encoding GTPase-associated protein 1-related protein, with product MAIRRLSYRLGQEPHTGSCRLIPAPGGQGQRPTEPSEAELAAAVERVIGTGIGAEIDAGTGAAVEAGADVACELSYSLLPDGARLLCAALPGQRVEALHLGPETPGPGPLWPIDTWCSASWEPGAPDTLGAGFVESELPAAEPAATGAHFDRELLVEFARARSGRVAPFLADVRRLFDDPAGRQIVLVEDDPAAVARWIALACASLPEAYVPALTFTTWTRDPWRAPQQIIGVGPDAGFDRSDEATLAYLYRVYDATGGPESPPAESDAWAELTAERWLAGSPPTPPVGPPAGTDDAFALIPLISGGGADPRSPDGADLAGLSGKSLRATVDAFAAAVGRGETDERTLDELDRLCRGLDGEHAVAARPLALALVKHRLDATDGGALPDLTAFEGLPLGQDAWRELRETYGGRADDALRRALRGPMASWTEPLRLALALGADGGPGLAEAMDRIAAALLRPGRRDCENAVRVLEDIDRTSFTRRVLRLLIVDFTEHKLDLLRELARSPQGDWLRRNIEDAPLTVRLAAAAAYWSGPPDHLRGAELFDRLTELLSAQRVEDVKTLKLLWRMVWRNRGPDRAEQPWIARTCTPRLIVEADLGRRVMGWVKEPDRCDRDLVEFARVMQHDQQLGVVDRYSAELLVLAQDLADGRAVVDKRAVDRLLELGRKVSPLGAVLRQGVDERVAGALARANPLDLCESHGLQILVAAGPGLLRTYRSQMVDYEHCDRLVRELPGRPAELAAYYHIWRPRRRHGVTAEWREVAAELLDHVLAPVLAHLDHHHLGQVATVLEREGQDVQEWTAWRHRVAQEPR from the coding sequence ATGGCCATCCGTCGCCTCAGCTACCGGCTCGGCCAGGAGCCGCACACCGGATCCTGCCGTCTGATCCCCGCACCAGGAGGCCAGGGACAACGTCCCACAGAACCAAGCGAAGCGGAGCTCGCCGCGGCGGTCGAGCGCGTCATCGGGACCGGCATCGGCGCGGAGATCGACGCAGGGACCGGCGCGGCCGTGGAAGCCGGTGCCGACGTAGCCTGCGAGTTGAGCTACAGCCTGCTCCCCGACGGCGCCCGCCTCCTCTGCGCCGCGCTTCCCGGACAGCGCGTCGAGGCGCTGCACCTCGGACCCGAAACCCCGGGCCCAGGGCCCCTGTGGCCCATCGACACCTGGTGTTCGGCCAGTTGGGAGCCCGGCGCCCCGGACACGCTCGGCGCGGGCTTCGTCGAGTCCGAGCTGCCCGCCGCCGAACCGGCCGCCACCGGCGCCCACTTCGACCGCGAGCTGCTCGTGGAGTTCGCCCGCGCGCGCTCGGGCCGCGTCGCGCCCTTCCTCGCCGATGTGCGCCGCCTCTTCGACGATCCCGCGGGACGGCAGATCGTCCTGGTCGAGGACGACCCCGCAGCCGTGGCCCGCTGGATCGCCCTGGCCTGTGCGTCGCTCCCCGAGGCGTACGTCCCCGCGCTGACGTTCACCACCTGGACCAGGGATCCGTGGCGGGCCCCGCAGCAGATCATCGGCGTCGGCCCCGACGCCGGGTTCGACCGCTCGGACGAGGCGACCCTCGCGTATCTGTACCGGGTGTACGACGCGACCGGCGGACCCGAGAGCCCGCCCGCGGAGAGCGACGCGTGGGCCGAGCTGACGGCGGAGCGCTGGCTCGCGGGCAGCCCGCCGACGCCTCCGGTCGGCCCGCCCGCGGGGACGGACGACGCCTTCGCGCTCATCCCGCTGATCTCGGGCGGGGGCGCGGACCCGCGGTCCCCGGACGGCGCCGATCTCGCCGGGCTGAGCGGGAAGTCCCTGCGCGCGACCGTCGACGCCTTCGCCGCCGCCGTAGGGAGGGGGGAGACGGACGAGCGCACCCTCGACGAACTCGACCGGCTCTGCCGTGGCCTCGACGGCGAGCACGCCGTCGCCGCGCGGCCGCTCGCCCTCGCCCTCGTCAAGCACCGCCTGGACGCCACGGACGGGGGCGCGCTGCCCGATCTGACGGCCTTCGAAGGGCTGCCGCTCGGCCAGGACGCCTGGCGGGAGCTGCGCGAGACCTACGGCGGCCGCGCCGACGACGCCCTGCGCCGCGCGCTGCGCGGCCCCATGGCCTCCTGGACCGAACCGCTGCGGCTCGCCCTCGCGCTGGGCGCCGACGGCGGGCCGGGACTCGCCGAGGCGATGGACCGGATCGCCGCCGCCCTGCTGCGTCCCGGGCGGCGCGACTGCGAGAACGCCGTACGGGTCCTGGAGGACATCGACCGCACGTCGTTCACCCGCCGGGTCCTTCGCCTGCTCATCGTGGACTTCACGGAACACAAGCTCGACCTGCTGCGCGAACTCGCCCGCTCGCCGCAGGGCGACTGGCTGCGCCGCAACATCGAGGACGCGCCGCTCACCGTCCGGCTCGCCGCGGCCGCCGCGTACTGGAGCGGTCCCCCCGACCACCTGCGCGGCGCCGAGCTGTTCGACCGCCTCACCGAACTGCTCTCGGCGCAGCGGGTCGAGGACGTGAAGACGCTGAAGCTGCTGTGGCGCATGGTGTGGCGCAACAGAGGACCCGACCGCGCCGAGCAGCCCTGGATCGCCCGCACCTGCACACCGCGCCTGATCGTCGAGGCCGACCTGGGGCGCCGCGTGATGGGCTGGGTGAAGGAGCCGGACCGCTGCGACCGCGACCTGGTCGAGTTCGCGAGGGTCATGCAGCACGACCAGCAACTCGGCGTCGTGGACCGGTACTCGGCGGAGCTGCTCGTCCTCGCCCAGGACCTCGCCGACGGCAGGGCCGTCGTCGACAAGCGGGCCGTGGACCGGCTGCTGGAGCTCGGCCGCAAGGTCTCGCCGCTGGGCGCGGTCCTGCGTCAGGGCGTCGACGAGCGGGTGGCGGGCGCCCTCGCCCGGGCCAATCCGCTCGACCTGTGCGAGTCGCACGGACTGCAGATCCTCGTCGCCGCGGGCCCGGGGCTGCTGCGCACCTACCGGTCGCAGATGGTCGACTACGAGCACTGCGACCGTCTCGTACGCGAATTGCCCGGCAGGCCCGCCGAGTTGGCCGCGTACTACCACATCTGGCGGCCCCGCAGACGGCACGGCGTCACCGCGGAGTGGCGCGAGGTCGCCGCCGAGCTGCTCGACCACGTGCTCGCGCCCGTCCTCGCGCACCTCGACCACCACCACCTCGGCCAGGTGGCCACCGTGCTGGAGCGCGAGGGCCAGGACGTACAGGAATGGACCGCGTGGCGGCACCGGGTGGCCCAAGAGCCGCGATGA
- a CDS encoding cytochrome P450: MSPRGGPPPVPDVFDPRLYAAGIPHDRYRVLRDHHPVARQEETPVLGWPAGPGFWAVTRHADVVRVLKDSATFSSHLGATQIRDPDPADLPFIRRMMLNQDPSPSSQLRSSRGGPTDHGRLRRIVSRAFTPRRVDRFEARARERAASLITAAVARSRESDGTFDVVTAVTDEYALLNLADLLGVPPADRGLLLHWTRRVIGYQDPDEAAPPVIGPDGRPVNPRSPAQLRDMFDYARALAAEKRRTPVGDDAEPDIMTTLAADPELTEPELEMFFFLLTVAGNDTVRSAAPGGLLALAGHPREYARLRRGEVATGTAVEELLRHHPPVLSFRRTAARDTELAGTRIAAGEKVVVFHASAHHDERVFTDPHRLDLSRSPNPHVAFGEGPHVCLGAHFARLQLRVFYEEIVRSLPELRLVEPPRRLVSHFINGLKSLRIGAPA, from the coding sequence ATGAGCCCGCGCGGCGGGCCGCCCCCGGTCCCCGACGTCTTCGACCCCCGCCTCTACGCGGCGGGCATCCCCCACGACCGGTACCGCGTGCTGCGCGACCACCACCCGGTGGCCCGGCAGGAGGAGACCCCGGTGCTCGGCTGGCCCGCGGGCCCCGGCTTCTGGGCGGTCACCCGGCACGCCGACGTGGTCCGCGTCCTCAAGGACTCCGCCACCTTCTCCTCGCACCTCGGCGCCACCCAGATCCGCGACCCCGACCCGGCCGACCTGCCGTTCATCCGGCGCATGATGCTCAATCAGGACCCTTCCCCAAGCTCTCAACTCCGTTCGAGCAGGGGAGGCCCCACTGACCACGGCCGGTTGCGGAGAATCGTCAGCCGGGCGTTCACACCTCGGCGCGTCGACCGGTTCGAGGCGCGGGCCCGCGAGCGCGCCGCGTCACTCATCACCGCGGCGGTGGCGCGGTCCCGGGAGAGCGACGGGACCTTCGACGTGGTCACCGCCGTCACCGACGAGTACGCCCTGCTCAACCTCGCCGATCTGCTCGGCGTGCCCCCGGCCGACCGCGGTCTGCTGCTGCACTGGACGCGGCGCGTCATCGGCTACCAGGACCCGGACGAGGCCGCGCCGCCGGTCATCGGCCCCGACGGGAGACCGGTGAATCCGCGCTCGCCCGCGCAGCTGCGGGACATGTTCGACTACGCGCGGGCGCTGGCCGCCGAGAAGCGGCGCACGCCCGTCGGCGACGACGCCGAGCCCGACATCATGACGACCCTCGCCGCCGACCCCGAACTCACCGAGCCGGAACTGGAGATGTTCTTCTTCCTGCTCACCGTCGCGGGCAACGACACCGTGCGCTCCGCCGCGCCCGGCGGCCTCCTCGCGCTCGCCGGGCACCCGCGCGAGTACGCGCGGCTGCGCCGCGGCGAGGTCGCGACCGGCACGGCCGTGGAGGAACTCCTGCGCCACCACCCGCCGGTGCTCAGCTTCCGCCGCACGGCGGCGCGCGACACGGAGCTCGCGGGCACGCGGATCGCCGCCGGTGAAAAGGTCGTGGTCTTCCACGCCTCCGCCCACCACGACGAACGTGTCTTCACCGACCCGCACCGCCTCGACCTGTCGCGCTCGCCCAACCCCCATGTGGCGTTCGGCGAGGGCCCGCACGTCTGTCTGGGCGCGCACTTCGCCCGCCTCCAACTCCGGGTGTTCTACGAGGAGATCGTCCGGTCCCTGCCCGAACTGCGGCTCGTGGAACCGCCCCGGCGGCTCGTCTCGCACTTCATCAACGGCCTGAAGTCGCTGCGGATCGGCGCTCCCGCATAG
- a CDS encoding protein phosphatase 2C domain-containing protein — MSGPETTTEAVATAAGPWTLLDGAVKGVAKKYSQDRGAALSVADGRAVVLAVADGHGSAAHFRSDLGSRWAVEEFTACARTFAHEVARVGADAAGWPGLRAEARGLPRQVGHRWRERALLHDANSPAHGARSRAFGTACCPGAQAREEPPDLAAYGSTLIGAVLTRDMVFCWQLGDGDVVFVDGDGVPHTPLSTGPDLGDETDSLCEPEPWRKTRSHWQPFTGGVPPCLLISTDGLSKSFADDQGFLDFATGLHERVTEQGVAAVRTQLPDWLARAARFSGDDTTLVGAVTAPAQHSDAT, encoded by the coding sequence GTGAGCGGTCCCGAGACGACGACGGAGGCGGTGGCGACGGCGGCCGGTCCCTGGACGCTGCTCGACGGCGCCGTCAAAGGCGTGGCGAAGAAGTACAGCCAGGACCGCGGCGCGGCGCTGTCCGTCGCGGACGGCCGCGCCGTCGTCCTCGCGGTCGCCGACGGACACGGCAGCGCCGCGCACTTCCGCAGCGATCTGGGATCGCGCTGGGCGGTCGAGGAGTTCACGGCGTGCGCACGGACCTTCGCGCACGAGGTGGCCCGCGTCGGCGCCGACGCGGCGGGCTGGCCGGGACTGCGCGCGGAGGCCCGCGGGCTGCCCCGGCAGGTGGGCCACCGCTGGCGCGAGCGGGCCCTGCTGCACGACGCCAACTCGCCCGCGCACGGCGCCCGTTCGCGGGCCTTCGGAACGGCCTGCTGCCCCGGCGCGCAGGCCCGCGAGGAGCCGCCGGACCTCGCCGCCTACGGCAGCACGCTCATCGGGGCCGTACTGACCCGGGACATGGTGTTCTGCTGGCAGCTGGGCGACGGTGACGTCGTCTTCGTCGACGGGGACGGCGTGCCGCACACGCCGCTGTCCACCGGGCCCGACCTCGGCGACGAGACGGACTCGCTCTGCGAGCCCGAGCCCTGGCGCAAGACACGCTCGCACTGGCAGCCCTTCACGGGCGGCGTCCCGCCGTGCCTGCTGATCTCCACCGACGGGCTCTCCAAGAGCTTCGCCGACGACCAGGGGTTCCTGGACTTCGCCACCGGACTGCACGAGCGCGTCACCGAACAGGGCGTGGCGGCGGTGCGGACCCAGCTCCCGGACTGGCTGGCGCGCGCGGCCAGGTTCTCCGGGGACGACACGACCCTCGTGGGTGCCGTCACGGCACCCGCACAGCACAGCGACGCGACGTGA
- a CDS encoding vWA domain-containing protein produces MASRPVHFIWMLDCSGSMGVNGKIGELNFAIREAIPEMQQAAQSNPAASLLVRAVTFASGASWHVSEPTPVDTFAWEDVHIYGATDMGAAFKLAAGALQTPPMPQRALPPVLALASDGQPTDDWRAGLRAIDATPWGKRAVRVAVAIGDDADKSMLKEFLANPELEPLQAKNPRQLAAAIRWMSTAVVKDASTPKVDDGTKQTTPIDVPSMTKGEDDIW; encoded by the coding sequence ATGGCAAGCCGCCCCGTGCACTTCATCTGGATGCTCGACTGTTCGGGTTCCATGGGGGTGAACGGCAAGATCGGCGAACTGAACTTCGCCATCCGCGAGGCCATCCCCGAAATGCAGCAGGCCGCCCAGTCCAACCCCGCGGCATCGCTCCTGGTGCGCGCCGTCACCTTCGCGAGCGGCGCCAGCTGGCACGTCAGCGAGCCGACGCCGGTGGACACGTTCGCCTGGGAGGACGTGCACATCTACGGCGCCACCGACATGGGCGCCGCGTTCAAGCTGGCGGCGGGCGCGCTGCAGACCCCGCCGATGCCCCAGCGCGCCCTGCCGCCCGTACTCGCGCTCGCCTCCGACGGGCAGCCCACCGACGACTGGCGCGCGGGCCTGCGCGCCATCGACGCCACCCCGTGGGGCAAGCGCGCCGTCCGCGTCGCCGTCGCCATCGGGGACGACGCCGACAAGAGCATGCTCAAGGAGTTCCTCGCCAACCCCGAACTGGAGCCGCTGCAGGCGAAGAACCCGCGCCAGCTCGCCGCCGCCATCCGCTGGATGTCCACCGCCGTCGTCAAGGACGCCTCCACCCCCAAGGTCGACGACGGCACCAAGCAGACGACGCCGATCGACGTGCCGTCGATGACCAAGGGCGAAGACGACATCTGGTGA
- a CDS encoding alpha/beta fold hydrolase produces the protein MASFLLPHTLLGEGPHKVVAVHGWFADRSAYAPVLDDLDLGAFQYAVVDLRGYGEAKGAVGAFTTTEGAADVLDLADRLGWQRFSLIGHSMGGSVAQRVLAAAPHRVRRLVGVSPVPAQGLRLPPEQWELFASAAQLPESRRTIIDITTGGVRPRAWLDRMVDRSLAVSEPKAFRAWLDSWAGEDFHTEVTGATVPALTVTGALDPALSADLMRSTWLRSYVHGELAELATAGHYAMDEVPLELIRTVEDFLRADGDGGDAASGGGGAARAGGDAPA, from the coding sequence GTGGCCTCCTTCCTGCTCCCCCACACCCTGCTCGGCGAGGGACCGCACAAGGTCGTCGCGGTGCACGGCTGGTTCGCCGACCGGTCGGCGTACGCGCCGGTGCTCGACGACCTCGACCTCGGCGCCTTCCAGTACGCGGTGGTGGACCTGCGCGGGTACGGCGAGGCCAAGGGCGCCGTCGGCGCCTTCACCACGACCGAAGGGGCGGCCGACGTCCTCGACTTGGCCGACCGGCTCGGCTGGCAGCGGTTCTCGCTGATCGGCCACTCGATGGGCGGCAGCGTCGCACAGCGCGTCCTGGCCGCCGCGCCGCACCGCGTACGACGCCTCGTCGGCGTGTCCCCCGTACCCGCGCAAGGCCTGCGACTGCCGCCCGAACAATGGGAGTTGTTCGCGTCCGCCGCGCAGCTGCCCGAGAGCCGCCGCACCATCATCGACATCACCACCGGCGGCGTACGCCCGCGCGCCTGGCTCGACCGCATGGTGGACCGCTCGCTCGCCGTGAGCGAACCGAAGGCGTTCCGCGCCTGGCTCGACTCCTGGGCGGGCGAGGACTTCCACACCGAGGTGACGGGCGCCACCGTGCCCGCGCTCACCGTGACCGGCGCGCTCGACCCCGCGCTCTCCGCGGACCTCATGCGGAGCACCTGGCTGCGCTCGTACGTCCACGGAGAACTCGCCGAACTCGCGACGGCCGGACACTACGCGATGGACGAGGTGCCTCTCGAACTGATCCGCACGGTGGAGGACTTCCTGCGCGCGGACGGCGACGGAGGCGACGCGGCCAGCGGTGGCGGCGGAGCCGCGCGCGCCGGTGGGGACGCCCCGGCATGA
- a CDS encoding LacI family DNA-binding transcriptional regulator gives MAPSSVGIKDVAAEAGVSVATVSRVLNSHPSVSPASRARVLAAVEALGYRPNAVARSLRTDQTRTLGLVISDVLNPYFTELARSVEEAARALGYSVIIGNADERPELQDHHVRTLLDRRIDGLLVSPTDGGSPLMLDAARAGTTPMVFVDRWIPGLDVPVVRSDGRAAVRDLVAHLHGLGHRRLAIIAGPAATTTGSERVDAFRDALHEHGIALPDAYIGQGDFQAASGRRATERFLALPEPPDVVFAADNLMALGALDAIRAQGLRVPQDIGLAAFDDIPWFVHTDPPVTAIAQPTGDLGRAAVRALVDRIEGRSPRSVTLPARLVVRRSCGEPDPGTAGTESPSSERSNR, from the coding sequence ATGGCTCCGAGTTCCGTGGGGATCAAGGACGTCGCGGCCGAGGCCGGGGTGTCCGTGGCCACGGTGTCGCGCGTGCTGAACAGTCATCCCTCGGTCAGCCCGGCGTCCCGCGCCCGCGTGCTCGCCGCCGTGGAGGCGCTCGGTTACCGGCCCAACGCCGTCGCGCGGTCCCTGCGCACCGACCAGACCCGCACCCTCGGGCTCGTGATCAGCGACGTGCTCAATCCGTACTTCACCGAGCTGGCCCGCTCCGTCGAGGAGGCCGCCCGCGCGCTCGGCTACAGCGTGATCATCGGCAACGCCGACGAACGTCCCGAGCTGCAGGACCACCACGTACGGACCCTGCTCGACCGGCGGATCGACGGGCTGCTCGTCTCGCCCACCGACGGCGGCTCCCCGCTGATGCTGGACGCCGCGCGCGCCGGGACGACGCCGATGGTCTTCGTCGACCGGTGGATCCCGGGGCTCGACGTTCCGGTGGTCCGCTCCGACGGGCGGGCTGCCGTACGGGACCTGGTCGCGCACCTGCACGGGCTCGGGCACCGCAGGCTCGCCATCATCGCGGGCCCGGCCGCCACCACCACGGGCAGCGAGCGCGTCGACGCCTTCCGGGACGCGCTGCACGAGCACGGCATCGCGCTGCCCGACGCCTACATCGGACAGGGCGACTTCCAGGCGGCCAGCGGGCGACGCGCCACCGAGCGTTTCCTCGCCCTGCCCGAACCGCCCGACGTCGTCTTCGCCGCCGACAACTTGATGGCACTGGGCGCCCTGGACGCGATCCGCGCGCAGGGCCTGCGCGTGCCGCAGGACATCGGGCTCGCGGCCTTCGACGACATCCCCTGGTTCGTGCACACCGACCCGCCGGTCACCGCCATCGCCCAGCCGACCGGCGATCTCGGCCGGGCCGCCGTGCGGGCGCTGGTCGACCGGATCGAGGGCAGGAGCCCGCGATCTGTGACCCTGCCCGCCCGTCTCGTGGTCCGGCGCTCGTGCGGCGAGCCCGACCCCGGAACAGCCGGAACAGAAAGCCCCAGCTCGGAAAGGAGCAACCGGTGA
- a CDS encoding DUF1266 domain-containing protein, with product MRAAVEAKDEDEYHDEYHDDVFPSIAAPRDGSRWQAPADLEEHLYELCEADDAYTYLRAVAVEGLYRPVPRADKGPEAATGPLLTLELPDGRKVAQVYTAGLLPRPHPAVVYEYVTLGALTEGCPDDVDFLVINAATPCEQYYLTTDDEREVWADLHRRHHRPDARADRIETRRTGAPGPGPLLHGLACGAHLCFANGDAWNTLDWHGAGHHNEVGRLAESWGVHNREGWLAMQEGLLAREVSPWYWDFVLGARTELIARQGPRVDPEQWRDGIDSALRARALESGGPGTPHLPGEDPELDDFVMALRALAGKVLRYEARFRADELLPPDGLVGTVAAWDIGRASKMARWGRGARYATHTELRAAVERASAAARSAYASWPEFSAGYVLGRCLHFDEEGFGPWYTDVLHAHRVLTTDPDSPWLTVPFRDA from the coding sequence ATGCGCGCGGCAGTCGAGGCTAAGGACGAGGACGAGTACCACGACGAGTACCACGACGACGTGTTCCCCAGCATCGCCGCGCCCAGGGACGGCAGCCGCTGGCAGGCGCCCGCCGACCTCGAAGAGCACCTGTACGAGCTGTGCGAGGCCGACGACGCGTACACCTATCTGCGGGCCGTCGCCGTGGAGGGTCTGTACCGTCCGGTGCCCCGCGCGGACAAGGGCCCCGAGGCGGCCACCGGACCGCTGCTGACCCTCGAACTGCCCGACGGCAGGAAGGTCGCGCAGGTCTACACCGCGGGGCTGCTGCCCCGCCCCCATCCGGCGGTCGTGTACGAGTACGTCACGCTCGGCGCGCTCACCGAAGGATGCCCCGACGACGTCGACTTCCTGGTGATCAACGCGGCGACACCGTGCGAGCAGTACTACCTCACCACCGACGACGAGCGCGAGGTCTGGGCCGACCTGCACCGGCGCCACCACAGGCCGGACGCGCGGGCCGACCGCATCGAGACCCGCCGCACCGGGGCGCCGGGTCCTGGACCACTGCTGCACGGCCTGGCGTGCGGCGCGCACCTGTGCTTCGCCAACGGCGACGCGTGGAACACCCTCGACTGGCACGGCGCGGGCCACCACAACGAGGTGGGGCGCCTCGCGGAGTCCTGGGGCGTGCACAACCGCGAGGGCTGGCTGGCCATGCAGGAGGGGCTCCTGGCCCGTGAAGTCTCCCCCTGGTACTGGGACTTCGTGCTCGGCGCGCGGACGGAACTGATCGCGCGGCAGGGTCCGCGCGTCGACCCCGAGCAGTGGCGCGACGGCATCGATTCGGCCCTTCGCGCCCGCGCCCTGGAGTCCGGCGGCCCCGGCACGCCGCACCTGCCCGGCGAGGACCCCGAACTCGACGACTTCGTCATGGCCCTGCGCGCCCTCGCGGGCAAGGTGCTGCGCTACGAGGCCCGCTTCCGCGCCGACGAACTGCTGCCCCCGGACGGCCTCGTGGGCACCGTCGCGGCCTGGGACATCGGGCGCGCGTCCAAGATGGCGCGCTGGGGCAGGGGTGCCCGCTACGCGACCCACACCGAACTGCGCGCGGCCGTCGAACGCGCCTCCGCGGCCGCGCGTTCCGCGTACGCCTCCTGGCCGGAGTTCTCGGCGGGCTACGTCCTGGGCCGTTGCCTCCACTTCGACGAGGAGGGCTTCGGCCCCTGGTACACGGACGTCCTGCACGCCCACCGCGTCCTGACCACGGACCCGGACAGTCCGTGGCTGACGGTGCCGTTCCGCGACGCCTGA
- a CDS encoding protein kinase domain-containing protein: protein MVNGMLAAGKTLVAESGEKLKVAELFGSGGQGEVYRVLTPTGDRAVKWYYPQLADARQREILEGLIAKGWDDDRFLWPRSIVMDPEGTQPGFGYLMDVRPARFCDLPALFRRDPSVAAATMRTLVTVALHTVEAYRALHSRGIAYRDINWGNIFFDPRTGDVLVCDNDNAVVEGAEAGVAGTMDFMAPELVRGDKGVQPGTQSDLHSLAVLLFYLLMNDHPLNGALELNIRCLDMAAKRKLYGTDPVFVYDPKDTRNRPVPSEQPTVVAGWNALPQVLRDLFVRTFTDGLRSPALRVRESQWREALSQVLDAITQCGSCGKQNLTQPDGAPPECWKCRTTLTLPPRLELVTGTGTLRTRRGIRLAPSARVYAHHLREDPERHDFTAVVGEVTEHPQQRGRFGLTNRTSSVWTARKDDGTVRDVEPGKTIALRSGLLIEFGSGTEAVVKE from the coding sequence ATGGTGAACGGCATGCTCGCCGCCGGAAAGACCCTGGTGGCCGAGTCGGGGGAGAAGCTCAAGGTCGCCGAGCTCTTCGGCTCAGGCGGCCAGGGCGAGGTCTACCGCGTCCTGACGCCCACCGGCGACCGCGCGGTGAAGTGGTACTACCCCCAACTGGCCGACGCCCGCCAGCGCGAGATCCTCGAAGGACTCATCGCCAAGGGCTGGGACGACGACCGGTTCCTGTGGCCGCGCTCCATCGTGATGGACCCCGAGGGCACGCAGCCCGGCTTCGGGTACCTGATGGACGTACGGCCCGCCCGCTTCTGTGATCTGCCCGCGCTCTTCCGCCGCGACCCCTCGGTGGCCGCGGCGACGATGCGCACCCTGGTGACGGTGGCCCTGCACACCGTCGAGGCCTACCGCGCCCTGCACTCCCGCGGCATCGCCTACCGCGACATCAACTGGGGCAACATCTTCTTCGACCCGCGCACCGGCGACGTCCTGGTCTGCGACAACGACAACGCCGTGGTGGAGGGCGCCGAGGCGGGCGTCGCGGGCACCATGGACTTCATGGCGCCCGAGCTGGTCCGCGGCGACAAGGGCGTCCAGCCCGGCACCCAGAGCGACCTGCACTCCCTGGCGGTGCTGCTCTTCTACCTCCTGATGAACGACCACCCGCTCAACGGCGCCCTCGAACTGAACATCCGCTGCCTGGACATGGCGGCCAAACGCAAGCTGTACGGCACCGACCCGGTCTTCGTGTACGACCCGAAGGACACCCGCAACCGCCCGGTGCCCAGCGAGCAGCCCACCGTCGTGGCGGGCTGGAACGCGCTGCCGCAGGTCCTTCGCGACCTGTTCGTGCGGACGTTCACGGACGGCCTGAGGAGCCCGGCCCTCAGGGTGCGCGAATCGCAGTGGCGCGAGGCGCTCAGCCAGGTCCTGGACGCCATCACGCAGTGCGGCTCGTGCGGCAAGCAGAACCTCACCCAGCCGGACGGCGCACCCCCCGAGTGCTGGAAGTGCCGCACCACGCTGACCCTTCCGCCGCGCCTCGAACTGGTCACCGGCACCGGCACGTTGCGCACCCGGCGCGGCATCCGCCTCGCCCCCAGCGCCCGCGTCTACGCCCACCACCTGCGCGAGGACCCGGAGCGGCACGACTTCACCGCCGTGGTCGGCGAGGTGACCGAACACCCCCAGCAGCGCGGCAGGTTCGGACTCACCAACCGCACCTCGTCGGTGTGGACCGCCCGCAAGGACGACGGGACCGTACGGGACGTGGAACCGGGCAAGACGATCGCGCTGCGCTCGGGCCTGCTCATCGAGTTCGGGAGCGGCACGGAGGCGGTCGTCAAGGAGTAG